The following coding sequences lie in one Myxococcales bacterium genomic window:
- the rnc gene encoding ribonuclease III — protein sequence MLDPTPVLDMCQEALGYRFKDRTLLVTALTHRSFVNERRGSMQDNERLEFLGDAVLSIVVSSLLFELYPNAPEGELTRRRADLVSERGLSLIAERMDLGACLNLGKGEERSGGRKKPRLLSNALEACFGAIYLDGGLAATLQSGDKLFRDFFHNAVPGSTDFKSRAQEWFQSQGLPPPRYELKNALGPDHAKTFRVALVVGDECIAKGDGRSKAEAEQAAAQAALAAAKPQDQ from the coding sequence ATGTTGGACCCCACGCCCGTGCTTGATATGTGCCAGGAGGCTTTGGGCTATCGCTTTAAGGACAGGACGCTGCTGGTGACCGCCCTTACCCACCGCTCCTTTGTCAATGAGCGCCGGGGCAGCATGCAAGACAACGAGCGGCTTGAGTTTTTGGGAGATGCCGTACTCTCCATTGTGGTCTCTTCCTTGCTGTTTGAACTGTATCCAAATGCACCCGAAGGCGAGCTCACGCGGCGCCGCGCGGATTTGGTTAGCGAGAGGGGATTGTCTCTAATTGCCGAGAGAATGGACCTCGGCGCATGCCTTAACTTAGGCAAGGGCGAGGAACGGTCGGGCGGACGAAAAAAGCCGCGACTGCTGTCAAACGCTCTTGAGGCCTGTTTTGGGGCTATATATCTGGACGGTGGCCTCGCAGCCACGCTTCAGTCCGGCGACAAATTATTTCGCGATTTTTTCCACAATGCTGTGCCGGGCTCCACTGATTTCAAGTCAAGAGCGCAGGAATGGTTTCAGTCCCAAGGACTGCCTCCGCCTCGCTACGAATTAAAGAATGCTCTAGGCCCCGACCATGCCAAGACATTTCGCGTCGCGCTGGTAGTGGGTGACGAATGCATCGCAAAGGGCGATGGCCGTTCAAAAGCAGAGGCCGAGCAAGCGGCCGCACAGGCGGCTTTGGCAGCGGCAAAACCACAAGATCAGTAA
- a CDS encoding CTP synthase, whose translation MLQYSEVPKRQSWRGFVKRTKFIFVTGGVVSSIGKGLASASIGALMEARGLKVTHLKMDPYINVDPGTMSPFQHGEVFVTEDGAETDLDLGHYERFTSAKMTRANNFTTGRIYDSVISKERRGEYLGATIQVIPHITDEIKARALEAAAKNDIAIVEIGGTVGDIESLPFLEAVRQLRIDLGPQNSVCVHVTLVPFIAAAGELKTKPTQHSVKSLLALGIQPEILICRVDRGLSRSLKEKIAHFTNVPVDCVVAARDVSVIYALPIALHEEGLDDRIVDRLNIWSRQPSLDNWHRTVERLNDPGRGSVSIAVVGKYVDLRDSYKSLHEALVHGGLANDVQVSLFYVDSEELQGKDVGEVLAAHHAVLVPGGFGDRGAEGKVSAIQYAREHGIPFFGICLGMQLAIVDYARHCCGLEGANSVEFEPQPRHPVIHLMSEQEGIKDKGGTMRLGAYPAVLSSDSLAHEIYGRKRISERHRHRFEVNNAYRDQLEAAGLVLSGLSPDGKLVEMVELPGHPYFVGCQFHPEFKSKPHAPHPLFVRFIQAAVDRRDLSPQTRRHTEHPSAADVVH comes from the coding sequence ATCCTCCAGTATAGTGAAGTCCCAAAGCGGCAATCGTGGCGGGGGTTCGTGAAGCGCACCAAGTTTATTTTTGTGACGGGCGGGGTGGTTAGTTCCATAGGCAAGGGGCTAGCCTCTGCCAGCATTGGCGCCCTCATGGAGGCCCGCGGCCTCAAGGTCACGCATCTGAAAATGGATCCGTATATCAATGTGGATCCAGGGACAATGTCTCCGTTTCAGCATGGTGAGGTTTTCGTCACCGAGGACGGGGCGGAAACGGATCTCGATCTTGGCCATTACGAGCGGTTTACGTCTGCAAAAATGACGCGGGCGAACAACTTCACAACGGGTCGTATTTATGACTCGGTGATTTCCAAAGAGCGACGCGGGGAATATCTTGGCGCGACGATTCAGGTCATCCCACACATTACCGACGAGATAAAGGCGCGCGCCCTCGAGGCAGCAGCGAAAAACGATATCGCGATCGTGGAAATCGGCGGAACTGTGGGTGATATCGAGTCCCTGCCGTTCTTAGAGGCCGTAAGGCAGCTGCGTATCGATCTGGGTCCACAGAACTCGGTATGCGTGCATGTGACGTTGGTTCCGTTTATTGCCGCAGCGGGAGAGCTCAAGACCAAGCCGACCCAACATTCGGTGAAATCGCTATTGGCGCTGGGGATTCAGCCCGAGATCTTAATTTGTCGCGTTGATAGGGGCCTTTCACGCTCTCTGAAAGAGAAAATCGCCCATTTCACGAACGTCCCTGTGGATTGTGTCGTGGCCGCGCGTGATGTGTCGGTGATCTATGCGCTGCCAATTGCTCTTCATGAAGAGGGGCTTGATGACCGCATTGTCGATCGTTTGAATATTTGGTCACGTCAGCCATCCTTGGATAATTGGCATCGCACCGTCGAGCGATTAAACGATCCCGGCCGGGGTTCGGTATCTATTGCCGTTGTGGGCAAGTACGTCGATTTGAGGGATTCCTATAAGTCGTTGCACGAGGCGCTGGTCCATGGCGGACTTGCGAACGATGTGCAGGTTTCCCTGTTTTATGTGGACAGCGAAGAGCTACAAGGCAAGGACGTGGGCGAAGTCCTCGCGGCGCATCACGCCGTTCTGGTCCCCGGTGGCTTTGGGGACAGAGGTGCTGAGGGCAAAGTCTCAGCGATCCAATATGCCCGCGAGCACGGCATCCCGTTCTTTGGCATTTGCTTAGGCATGCAGTTGGCCATTGTCGACTATGCGCGGCATTGCTGTGGTCTTGAAGGTGCCAACAGTGTCGAGTTTGAGCCACAACCCCGCCATCCGGTCATTCATTTGATGTCCGAACAAGAGGGTATCAAGGACAAGGGTGGCACCATGCGCCTTGGCGCCTATCCAGCAGTGCTTAGCTCTGATTCGCTTGCACATGAGATCTATGGGCGTAAGCGCATTAGCGAGCGGCACCGACATCGCTTTGAGGTCAATAATGCTTATCGCGATCAGCTTGAGGCGGCGGGTCTGGTGTTAAGTGGGTTATCTCCTGATGGGAAGCTAGTGGAGATGGTCGAGCTTCCGGGACATCCCTATTTCGTCGGCTGTCAGTTTCACCCCGAGTTCAAGTCGAAACCCCATGCGCCCCATCCGCTGTTTGTGCGTTTCATTCAGGCTGCCGTCGATAGAAGAGACCTCAGCCCGCAAACGCGCCGGCATACGGAGCATCCGAGTGCGGCTGACGTCGTCCATTAA
- a CDS encoding serine/threonine protein kinase gives MTSDPFIGQTAGGVYLIERHVADGGIGRVYCGRHLRLGHQVAVKVLSAEHNASLEARHRFEREARIAAELAHPHIVKVYDFDVLPDGNYFLTMEWLEGETLECLLRRGLNSAAIIDILSQLAGAIDFAHAKGAIHRDLKPANVFVISDGLQGKYYAKILDFGIAKMHQHTTGITTQADVIMGTPAYMAPEQAEGTRAIGPAADRYAFAAIAMEMIAGILPHSLNTPSRMLVSLLTGDAQLPSASGTCYQHLDDVFRKAFARHPAARFPSCVAFVEQLIPLLVRHDETPFAPTLQQRRLSVVPSWRRWFLLLIVAAVLGMAGTVGYMMSRAKVHTLTSSPHIEVRDKPVAQTKTVEGPDTAQGSLSGVAVPQSAPPTTTSTPRPKPPRPKKRAQETPDKKTDLELPMPEEVFVP, from the coding sequence ATGACGTCCGATCCATTCATCGGCCAGACTGCTGGCGGGGTCTACCTTATTGAACGCCATGTGGCGGACGGGGGTATAGGTCGGGTCTATTGCGGGCGCCATCTGCGGCTTGGACATCAGGTAGCGGTTAAAGTGCTTTCGGCGGAACACAATGCGTCGTTAGAGGCTCGCCACAGATTTGAACGCGAAGCGCGTATCGCGGCCGAACTCGCGCATCCGCACATCGTGAAAGTATACGATTTTGATGTGCTGCCGGATGGGAACTATTTTTTGACCATGGAATGGTTGGAAGGCGAAACCCTAGAGTGTCTTCTGCGGCGTGGACTGAATTCTGCTGCCATCATTGATATATTGTCTCAGCTCGCGGGCGCCATTGACTTCGCGCATGCGAAGGGTGCGATCCATCGTGATCTCAAGCCCGCCAATGTATTTGTCATTTCCGACGGTTTGCAGGGCAAGTACTACGCCAAGATCCTGGATTTCGGTATTGCGAAAATGCATCAGCACACCACCGGGATTACGACACAGGCCGATGTCATCATGGGGACTCCAGCGTATATGGCGCCAGAGCAAGCCGAAGGAACACGCGCTATAGGGCCCGCTGCGGACCGGTATGCATTTGCTGCAATCGCGATGGAAATGATCGCTGGAATATTGCCGCATTCGCTCAATACGCCCTCGCGGATGTTGGTGTCGCTGTTGACGGGAGATGCGCAATTGCCTAGTGCTTCTGGAACTTGTTACCAGCATCTTGATGATGTGTTTCGCAAGGCGTTTGCGCGTCATCCAGCCGCTCGTTTTCCTTCCTGCGTGGCTTTCGTTGAGCAACTCATCCCGCTGCTGGTCCGCCACGATGAGACTCCATTTGCGCCCACCCTACAGCAGCGGCGCCTGAGCGTCGTCCCCTCGTGGCGGCGATGGTTTCTGTTACTCATTGTGGCAGCTGTACTTGGGATGGCTGGAACGGTAGGATATATGATGAGCAGAGCTAAGGTGCATACCCTCACATCGAGCCCGCATATTGAGGTGCGCGACAAGCCTGTAGCGCAAACAAAAACCGTCGAAGGACCCGATACTGCTCAAGGCTCTTTATCAGGCGTTGCTGTTCCTCAGAGCGCGCCCCCGACCACTACGAGTACTCCGCGGCCGAAACCCCCGCGACCTAAGAAGCGTGCGCAAGAGACTCCTGATAAGAAAACCGATCTAGAACTACCCATGCCTGAGGAAGTGTTTGTCCCGTAG
- a CDS encoding glutamine amidotransferase produces the protein MAVLIVQTGTTIPEIRERRGDFDDWIIDGMNLALSDVHVFEAYQGLEAPRATDYQGIVITGSSAMVSEQAAWSERTARWLDKAVSADVPILGICYGHQLLAHALGGTVGKNPNGREIGTVEVILAADAKTDELFCAFDTTLTVHATHRESVVKLPSEATLLASSQADAHHAFVIGKRAWGIQFHPEFDADIMRGYLMARRETLVQEALDPDKLMANVSDRTDGRTVLQRFSAIIQNN, from the coding sequence ATGGCTGTGTTGATCGTCCAAACCGGAACCACGATTCCTGAGATTAGAGAGCGCCGCGGCGACTTCGACGACTGGATTATCGACGGCATGAACCTCGCGCTCAGTGACGTCCATGTGTTTGAGGCATACCAGGGTCTTGAGGCACCGCGAGCCACTGATTACCAGGGAATCGTGATCACAGGCTCAAGCGCCATGGTCAGCGAGCAGGCAGCATGGAGTGAGCGCACCGCAAGGTGGCTCGATAAAGCAGTTTCAGCCGACGTGCCCATACTTGGCATCTGCTATGGACATCAGCTTCTCGCACATGCGTTGGGTGGCACTGTGGGGAAAAACCCCAATGGAAGAGAGATTGGCACGGTCGAGGTCATCCTGGCAGCCGACGCCAAAACGGACGAGCTCTTCTGTGCATTTGATACCACATTGACAGTGCATGCTACCCATCGCGAATCCGTCGTGAAGCTTCCTTCTGAAGCCACTCTTTTGGCGTCTAGCCAGGCCGATGCCCACCACGCGTTTGTCATTGGCAAGCGTGCCTGGGGCATTCAGTTCCACCCCGAGTTTGATGCCGACATCATGCGCGGCTATCTGATGGCTCGACGGGAGACACTGGTGCAGGAGGCGCTCGATCCAGATAAGCTCATGGCTAATGTCAGTGACCGCACCGATGGCCGTACAGTACTTCAGCGGTTTTCCGCAATCATCCAGAACAACTAG
- a CDS encoding AAA family ATPase, whose product MPAVAPLEQLDDVALLIKAHHALIFLETLDEQRASKLLEHLADRHRMPFFCWTEHKGLVRHKVGQKAIYGTSDPVQALEHLLNSDIEAIYYFQDFLTHANRSEVISRIKEVHQRFARHRAALILTGSHLELPPALAHLFTRVELRPPSEEEYHQYLNVLLSDLRSRMPIAVALDEQGVRKLLRALRGLSLLEVQKVITKVVVMTQRFDGNTLAEVLKAKEETIERSGVLDFFPTQTKLDDVVGLGALKRWLRQRSAVFSDSTRAHQFGLSAPKGILLFGVQGCGKSLCAKAVAAEWGLPLVRLDPSNLYQKYVGESEKNLNRAIATAEAMAPIVLWIDEIEKAFGHSQGQDGGVSSRIFGTLLSWMQEKEAEVFVIATSNNISELPPELMRKGRFDEIFFIDLPSGESRRQILELHIRRRGHSADILDLEALSRLTDGFSGAELEQAVVSALYAAFSEHRALTQDDLEAEIGLTRPLSVTMSEKVQALRSWAQGRAVFAE is encoded by the coding sequence ATGCCAGCTGTCGCGCCTTTAGAACAACTTGACGACGTTGCGCTGCTCATCAAAGCACATCATGCGTTGATTTTTCTTGAGACGCTCGATGAGCAACGCGCCTCAAAACTCCTGGAGCATTTGGCCGATCGTCACAGAATGCCCTTTTTCTGTTGGACGGAGCACAAGGGGCTCGTCCGTCACAAGGTTGGTCAGAAAGCCATTTATGGCACGTCCGACCCCGTTCAAGCACTGGAACATTTGCTCAATTCGGATATCGAGGCCATCTACTATTTTCAAGATTTTCTCACTCATGCGAATCGAAGTGAGGTCATTTCCCGCATCAAGGAGGTGCACCAAAGGTTTGCACGCCATCGAGCGGCCCTGATACTGACTGGGAGCCACCTGGAGCTACCCCCGGCACTCGCTCACCTATTTACCCGTGTGGAACTTCGCCCACCCTCGGAAGAGGAATATCACCAGTATCTTAACGTACTCCTAAGCGATCTCCGAAGCCGCATGCCCATTGCGGTCGCCTTGGACGAGCAGGGAGTTAGGAAGCTGCTGCGTGCGTTGCGCGGGCTATCGCTGCTTGAAGTGCAGAAAGTCATCACCAAGGTGGTGGTCATGACCCAGCGGTTCGATGGCAATACCCTCGCGGAAGTACTTAAGGCGAAGGAGGAAACCATCGAGCGCTCCGGTGTGTTGGATTTTTTCCCTACCCAAACTAAGCTTGATGATGTCGTAGGGCTTGGTGCGCTCAAACGGTGGCTTCGTCAACGCTCCGCCGTATTCTCGGACAGTACTCGGGCGCACCAATTCGGGCTTTCCGCGCCCAAGGGCATCCTGCTCTTCGGTGTGCAGGGGTGCGGCAAGAGCCTATGTGCTAAAGCGGTGGCGGCAGAATGGGGCTTGCCGTTAGTCCGACTCGACCCCTCGAACCTTTACCAAAAGTATGTGGGCGAGAGCGAAAAGAATCTAAATCGCGCCATTGCGACCGCCGAGGCCATGGCGCCGATCGTTTTATGGATCGATGAAATCGAAAAGGCTTTTGGCCATTCACAAGGCCAGGACGGCGGCGTATCTTCGCGTATATTTGGGACTCTCCTGTCTTGGATGCAGGAGAAGGAGGCTGAGGTTTTCGTGATTGCCACGTCCAACAATATTTCTGAACTTCCGCCAGAGTTAATGCGCAAGGGCCGATTTGATGAGATATTTTTCATCGATCTGCCGAGCGGCGAGTCTCGTCGTCAAATATTGGAGCTGCATATTCGGCGCCGAGGGCACTCAGCCGACATCTTGGACCTGGAGGCCCTCAGTCGATTGACGGACGGTTTCAGCGGCGCGGAACTCGAACAAGCGGTCGTCTCTGCACTCTATGCGGCCTTTTCCGAGCATCGAGCACTCACACAAGATGATTTGGAAGCGGAGATTGGCTTGACCCGCCCTTTGTCTGTGACGATGTCGGAAAAAGTACAAGCGCTCCGTAGCTGGGCGCAAGGCCGCGCGGTGTTTGCGGAGTAA
- a CDS encoding MCE family protein — protein MKKTSELRVGIFVMVALSIGAIVVFSVGNRRNVFSPKAEYRAVFEDVAGLRAGSPVQMGGVHVGSVGDVTITPSGKIWVTVSVIHSVQDLIRADTVASIGSKGMLGDRLVDLTAGHSDNPRLPPGSTLKTSISSDPLSAIQDLSKQAGPILQHVEGLAKNLHAASVPLAEPAFHKDLQATVHNLSTVLQYAAHGDGVVHRLFTDKSLANSIEDTLAHVRHTTENLSRTSDTVRSMADEIRHGKGAAHELVYGREGTRLLHNLAGATGELSILLHDVRTTDSTVHDLLYGNKAEDLLENITAVSADFRAISGDLRAGRGTLGGLLVDPSVYEDIKRLVGDLERNEILRALVRYSIQQDEAINRVEAKPRKH, from the coding sequence ATGAAAAAAACGAGCGAGCTTCGGGTTGGTATTTTTGTGATGGTAGCGTTGAGCATCGGCGCCATCGTGGTGTTTTCCGTTGGCAATCGCCGGAACGTGTTTTCCCCGAAAGCCGAATACCGCGCCGTATTTGAGGATGTCGCTGGTCTACGGGCCGGAAGCCCCGTGCAGATGGGCGGCGTTCATGTCGGGAGCGTTGGCGACGTGACCATCACGCCGAGCGGAAAGATTTGGGTCACAGTCAGCGTCATTCACAGTGTGCAAGACTTGATTCGCGCAGACACGGTCGCCTCGATAGGGAGTAAAGGCATGCTCGGCGACCGCCTGGTAGATCTCACGGCGGGCCACTCGGACAACCCGCGACTTCCGCCCGGCTCAACGCTCAAAACCAGCATCAGCAGTGACCCGCTCTCGGCCATTCAGGATCTCAGTAAACAAGCCGGCCCGATTTTGCAGCATGTGGAAGGGCTTGCAAAGAACCTGCATGCCGCAAGCGTGCCTTTGGCGGAACCTGCCTTCCATAAGGATCTCCAAGCCACCGTACACAATCTCTCGACGGTGCTACAATACGCGGCACATGGCGATGGTGTCGTCCATCGTTTGTTTACCGACAAGTCCTTAGCCAACTCTATCGAAGATACGCTCGCGCACGTGCGGCATACCACTGAAAATCTATCAAGGACCTCAGATACCGTGCGTTCAATGGCCGATGAAATTCGCCACGGCAAAGGAGCCGCTCACGAATTGGTGTATGGCCGTGAGGGTACCCGTCTGCTGCACAACCTTGCAGGCGCCACAGGAGAGTTATCCATATTGCTTCACGATGTTCGCACCACTGATAGCACAGTGCACGACCTTCTTTACGGCAATAAGGCCGAAGACCTCCTAGAGAATATCACGGCAGTCAGTGCCGATTTCCGCGCCATCAGTGGCGATTTGCGGGCGGGACGCGGCACGCTTGGTGGTCTCCTGGTCGACCCGTCTGTGTACGAGGACATCAAGCGCTTGGTGGGAGACCTTGAGCGCAATGAAATTTTGCGTGCCCTGGTACGGTATTCGATTCAACAAGACGAGGCCATCAACCGCGTAGAAGCGAAGCCCCGCAAACACTAA
- a CDS encoding ABC transporter ATP-binding protein — MGRRAYAKGAAQTRFKLHAFYHPRHRKPYILRRVAWIEFEHIRKSFGPKRVYNDLNLHINRGEALGIIGGSGQGKSVLLKLLIGLLPPDSGHIFFDGKELTGLSEIEFAPVRKRIGMLFQGSALFDSLTVRENVAYGLREHERFTEPQISERVAEALAYVGLVGIEAMMPSDLSGGMKKRVALARAIATRPEVLLYDEPTTGLDPINTTRINRLIVRLQEQLHVTSVVVTHDMHSASFVSDRIAMIHEGRVIFTGSPDEMRNSSDPQVRGFIEGHAPEDEDSETLLRDAF, encoded by the coding sequence ATGGGACGGCGAGCGTACGCCAAAGGGGCAGCGCAAACAAGGTTCAAACTCCACGCGTTCTACCACCCGCGCCACAGAAAACCGTATATACTGCGGCGCGTGGCGTGGATCGAGTTCGAGCACATTCGGAAGTCCTTCGGCCCGAAACGCGTGTACAATGACCTGAATCTTCACATTAACCGTGGTGAAGCCCTAGGTATCATCGGCGGATCTGGCCAGGGTAAGAGCGTACTCTTGAAACTGCTGATCGGCCTCTTGCCGCCCGACTCGGGTCACATTTTCTTTGATGGCAAAGAGCTTACCGGTTTGTCGGAAATCGAGTTCGCCCCTGTTCGGAAGCGCATTGGTATGCTGTTCCAGGGCTCCGCGCTCTTCGACTCTCTCACAGTGCGGGAGAATGTGGCCTATGGACTGAGAGAGCACGAGCGCTTCACGGAGCCACAAATCTCCGAAAGGGTGGCCGAGGCCTTGGCGTACGTGGGACTCGTCGGCATCGAAGCAATGATGCCGTCCGATTTATCAGGAGGCATGAAAAAGCGGGTGGCATTGGCCCGCGCCATTGCTACACGGCCCGAGGTCCTGTTGTATGATGAACCTACGACTGGGCTTGACCCGATCAATACAACGCGTATCAATCGCCTTATTGTGAGGCTCCAAGAGCAGCTCCATGTGACTTCCGTCGTGGTGACTCACGACATGCATAGTGCGAGTTTCGTCAGCGATCGCATTGCCATGATCCACGAGGGCCGTGTGATATTTACGGGCAGTCCCGACGAGATGCGCAACAGCAGCGATCCCCAGGTCCGGGGTTTTATTGAGGGCCACGCTCCTGAAGACGAGGATTCTGAGACACTCCTGCGAGATGCTTTTTAA
- a CDS encoding dodecin domain-containing protein, translating into MSVAKVTEITSQSSKSFEDAVQTGIARASKTLQGIQSAWIKEQKVLVENGKVAGYRVHMKVTFVLND; encoded by the coding sequence ATGAGCGTTGCCAAAGTTACCGAGATCACATCGCAGTCATCGAAGAGTTTCGAGGATGCCGTTCAGACGGGAATTGCGCGTGCATCGAAGACCCTGCAAGGGATACAAAGCGCTTGGATCAAAGAGCAAAAGGTGCTGGTGGAAAATGGAAAGGTGGCCGGTTACCGGGTGCATATGAAGGTGACATTTGTATTAAATGATTGA
- a CDS encoding NAD(P)H-dependent oxidoreductase subunit E, translating into MPFALSDERERKVDELLSRYPTKRAACLSVLHLCQEQEGWVSPEVILYVAQRLSMTTSEVEGVVTFYSLYHQEKVAPHVIWVCRTLSCELRGAKAIQEHLEKRLGCVANQTSPDGKFTLLKAECLAACGQAPMIQLDDKYYENLTVERLDELLAEYGSDG; encoded by the coding sequence ATGCCTTTTGCCCTTAGCGATGAACGCGAGAGGAAAGTCGACGAGCTACTCTCGCGGTATCCCACAAAGCGCGCAGCGTGCCTTTCGGTGTTGCACCTTTGTCAAGAGCAGGAGGGCTGGGTGAGCCCCGAGGTGATCCTTTACGTCGCTCAACGATTGTCGATGACAACAAGCGAAGTCGAAGGCGTCGTGACATTTTACTCGCTCTATCATCAGGAAAAAGTGGCGCCTCACGTGATCTGGGTCTGCCGCACGCTGTCCTGTGAGCTTCGAGGCGCAAAAGCGATTCAGGAACATCTTGAGAAACGTCTCGGATGTGTGGCGAATCAGACCAGTCCCGACGGCAAGTTCACCTTGCTTAAAGCAGAGTGTCTGGCGGCCTGTGGCCAAGCGCCCATGATCCAACTTGACGATAAGTACTATGAGAATCTGACAGTTGAACGGCTCGATGAGCTGTTGGCGGAGTACGGATCTGATGGTTGA
- the nuoF gene encoding NADH-quinone oxidoreductase subunit NuoF, with protein sequence MVEPSAILTDRYGLERSWTLEVAEGAGAYTVAKDVLATKLPADVITEVKAANIRGRGGAGFPAGVKWGFIRPQPGEIVYLVVNADEGEPGTFKDRTIMENDPHRLIEGCILTCYAVGAHVAYIYVRHELQLSVHRLEEAIKEAYAKGYLGSRVFGNEYRIEIYVHVGAGAYICGEETGLLNSLEGKRGEPRLKPPFPAQKGAFGQPTLVNNVETLAAVPDILRMGGSQWSSLSRLPGDGGVRLYGVSGHVKRPGIYEGPVGVTLRELIDDFGGGMLHEDRPLKAVIPGGSSTPVIKPGDTVHAPNPEHPLHAWHGKSHIDVPMGVDTFRALGTMLGTCCAIVMDSSVNMVEACHNLMRFYKHESCGQCTPCREGTGWLVDVLTRIRAGQARATDVDLLVDISNNMMGNTICAFADGTAMPMLAFIQKFRDEFLHAMDTPRSSDPMDDSAPKRGIGHAA encoded by the coding sequence ATGGTTGAGCCATCTGCCATCTTGACCGATCGTTACGGCCTTGAACGCAGCTGGACGCTCGAAGTAGCTGAAGGCGCCGGGGCTTATACCGTGGCCAAAGACGTACTCGCTACGAAGTTGCCCGCGGACGTCATTACGGAGGTAAAAGCGGCCAACATACGTGGCCGTGGCGGCGCTGGATTTCCTGCAGGGGTCAAATGGGGATTTATCCGTCCTCAGCCTGGCGAGATAGTGTATCTGGTGGTGAATGCAGATGAAGGGGAACCGGGCACATTTAAAGATCGCACCATTATGGAGAACGATCCGCATCGGCTCATCGAGGGATGCATCCTGACGTGCTATGCGGTGGGGGCCCATGTCGCGTACATCTATGTGCGCCATGAGCTCCAGCTCAGCGTCCATAGGCTCGAAGAAGCCATCAAAGAAGCGTACGCCAAGGGGTATCTCGGCTCCCGGGTCTTTGGGAATGAATACCGGATTGAGATATACGTGCATGTCGGGGCGGGTGCATATATTTGTGGCGAGGAAACCGGGCTGCTTAACTCGCTTGAAGGAAAGCGGGGCGAGCCTCGGCTAAAGCCGCCGTTTCCTGCGCAGAAGGGCGCGTTTGGCCAGCCAACGTTGGTGAACAACGTCGAGACGCTGGCGGCGGTGCCGGACATTTTGCGGATGGGCGGCAGTCAATGGTCTTCGCTAAGCCGTTTGCCGGGGGATGGTGGCGTACGGCTGTACGGCGTGAGCGGTCATGTCAAGCGGCCGGGTATCTACGAAGGGCCAGTCGGGGTGACGCTTCGAGAGCTCATTGATGACTTTGGCGGCGGCATGCTGCATGAGGATAGGCCACTCAAGGCGGTGATCCCCGGCGGCTCATCGACGCCGGTCATCAAGCCCGGCGATACTGTTCATGCGCCCAATCCCGAGCATCCGCTCCATGCATGGCACGGCAAAAGCCATATTGATGTGCCGATGGGCGTCGATACATTTCGCGCATTAGGAACGATGTTGGGAACCTGTTGCGCGATTGTCATGGATTCCTCGGTCAACATGGTGGAGGCGTGTCACAACCTGATGCGGTTTTATAAGCACGAATCCTGCGGGCAGTGTACGCCGTGTCGAGAAGGCACGGGGTGGCTTGTTGACGTGCTCACGAGGATTCGAGCTGGCCAAGCCCGAGCGACCGATGTCGATTTGCTTGTGGATATTTCCAACAACATGATGGGGAACACGATCTGCGCATTTGCCGATGGGACGGCAATGCCCATGTTGGCGTTTATCCAAAAGTTTCGTGATGAATTCCTGCACGCGATGGATACCCCGCGATCCTCGGATCCTATGGATGATTCCGCGCCTAAGCGGGGGATTGGACATGCCGCATGA
- a CDS encoding NADH-quinone oxidoreductase subunit J, giving the protein MSSFGNVFFAVCATLALASAIGTVTLRSPLRAAVALLFHIIALAGLYLTLHAHLLAALQLLVYAGAIVVLFVFVIMLLGAGAVTRGTYRGLIVRSLGAGVMALVTAALVMVALSVQSAPRAIAYCDEARSPSCAIFGGVRAVARELFGQRNALGAVDGAVIPFELVSVLLLVAVVGVIAVAKGRRVPAGDK; this is encoded by the coding sequence ATGAGTAGCTTTGGGAACGTGTTCTTTGCGGTTTGCGCAACGCTGGCTCTTGCGTCGGCCATTGGCACCGTCACCCTGAGGAGCCCCTTGCGGGCGGCGGTGGCGCTTCTATTCCATATTATTGCCCTGGCGGGACTTTATCTCACGCTACATGCCCATTTGTTGGCTGCATTGCAGCTGCTTGTGTATGCGGGTGCAATCGTCGTGTTGTTTGTGTTTGTGATTATGTTGTTGGGTGCGGGCGCTGTGACCCGCGGCACCTATCGTGGATTGATCGTGAGAAGCTTGGGAGCGGGTGTCATGGCATTAGTCACAGCCGCGCTCGTGATGGTAGCGTTATCTGTGCAGAGCGCTCCCCGTGCCATCGCCTATTGCGACGAAGCGCGGTCGCCAAGTTGTGCAATATTCGGTGGTGTGAGGGCGGTGGCCCGAGAGCTCTTTGGCCAGCGTAATGCGCTGGGCGCGGTCGATGGCGCGGTGATTCCGTTTGAGCTTGTGTCAGTGTTGTTGCTGGTTGCCGTGGTCGGGGTTATTGCCGTCGCCAAAGGTCGGCGCGTGCCGGCGGGTGACAAATGA